The Limanda limanda chromosome 13, fLimLim1.1, whole genome shotgun sequence genome has a window encoding:
- the LOC133017969 gene encoding zinc finger and SCAN domain-containing protein 21-like: protein MAAMQLPRVLVHERIRAAAEDFLLQVEEGGGKARVPELRAMLTERLAAAEEQILAGLEETLLESEERVERTELEICRQRRLLDAVMQPVVRLHRAVCPADVQQLMVIKEEVPSEQQQWCPLVDQKDPEPPQIKEEQEDPWTNQDGQQLQGLEEADINFTLTAVAVKSEEDEEKLKSSKLHPSETKENRADCGGPEPVWNSGPDGRLQPGPEDKTEDSSETEVSEDDWMETRETQTGLNTRNNKQPLNYMGCKTEKKMFSCTECAKRFNHRGHLNAHIRSHTGEKPFSCTECGKRFTQSSNLNAHMRIHTGEKPFSCTECGKTFNHRSHLNAHMRIHTGDKPFSCSECGKRFIKRGDLNKHMRIHTGEKPFSCPECGRKCSERGSLNKHMMIHTGEKPFSCSECGKRFNHRSNLSKHMRIHTIEKQLSFSECG, encoded by the exons atggcCGCCATGCAGCTGCCGCGGGTgttggtacatgagcggatccgcgctgccgctgaagacttcctgctgcaggtggaggaaggaggaggaaaggctcgagtcccggagctgagagcgatgctcaccgagcggctcgcggcGGCGGAAGAGCAGATCCTCGCGGGACTTGAGGAAACCTTGTTAGagtccgaggagcgagtggagcggaccgagctggagatctgccgccagaggaggctgctcgatgccgtgatgcagcccgtagtccggctgcacagagcag tgtgtcctgcagatgtccagcaactgatggtgattaaagaagaggttccctctgagcagcagcagtggtgcccccttgtggaccaaaaggacccagagcccccccaaattaaagaggaacaggaggatccgtggaccaatcaggatggacagcagcttcaaggactggaggaggctgatatcaattTCACATTGACtgctgtcgctgtgaagagtgaagaagatgaagagaaacttaaatcgtcaaagcttcatccgagtgagacgaaggagaacagagcggactgtggaggaccagaaccagtctggaactcaggtcctgatggacgtttacaaccaggtcctgaggacaagactgaagactcttctgagactgaagtcagtgaggatgattggatggagaccagggaaactcagactggtttaaatacaagaaacaacaaacagcctctaaattatatgggatgtaagacagaaaaaaaaatgtttagttgCACTGAGTGTGCtaaaagatttaaccatagGGGCCATCTAAATGCACATATAAGGAgccatacaggagagaaaccgtttagttgcacTGAGTGTGGCAAAAGATTTACCCAAAGTTCAAATCTAAAtgcacatatgaggattcatacaggtgagaaaccgtttagttgcactgagtgtggtaaaacatTTAACCATAGATCACATCTAAAtgcacatatgaggattcatacaggagacaaaccgtttagttgctctgagtgtggtaaaagatttatcaAACGGGGcgatctaaataaacatatgaggattcatacaggagagaaaccgtttagttgccctGAGTGTGGCAGAAAATGTTCCgaaaggggcagtctaaataaacatatgatgattcatacaggagagaaaccgtttagttgctctgagtgtggcaAAAGATTTAACCACAGGTCAAATCTAAgtaaacatatgaggattcatacaatAGAGAAACAGTTAAGTTTCTCTGAGTGTGGTTAa
- the LOC133017961 gene encoding zinc finger protein 260-like: protein MQPEVRLHRAVCPADVQQVMVIKEEVSSEEQLWSPLVDQEDPEPHHIKEEQEDPWTNQVGQQLQGLEEPDIKFTLTPVAVKSEEDEEKLKSSTLHPSETKENRSDCGGPEPARNSGPGGRLQLMVIKEEVPPEELQWSPLVDQEDPEPPHIKEEQEDPWTNQDGQQLQGLEEPDIKFTLTPVAVKSEEDEEKLKSSKFHPSETKGNRADSRGPEPARNSGPGGCLQPRPEDKTDSSETEVSEDDWMETRETQTGLNTRNNKQPPSDMGCKTEKPFSCSECGKRFKHRGNLNIHMRLHTGEKLFSCSECGKIFNKRSNLNTHMMTHTGEKLFSCSECGKIFNIRSNLNTHMMTHTGEKPFSCSECGKRFNKRSNLTRHMMTHTGEKPFSCSECGKTSNHRSHINAHMRIHTGEKPFSCSECGKTFNHRSHLNSHKKSHTGEKPCSCSECGKIFNQRCDLNTHMRIHTGEKPFSCAECGKGFIQRSTLNTHMRIHTDEKPFSCSECGKRFKRRSDLNRHVRIHTREKQFSSSECG, encoded by the exons atgcagcccgaagtccggctgcacagagcag tgtgtcctgcagatgtCCAGCAAgtgatggtgattaaagaagaggtttcctctgaggagcagctgtggagcccccttgtggaccaggaggacccagagccccaccacattaaagaggaacaggaggatccgtggaccaatcaggttggacagcagcttcaaggactggaggagcctgatatcaagttcacattgactcctgtcgctgtgaagagtgaagaagatgaagagaaacttaaatcgtcaacgcttcatccgagtgagacgaaggagaacagatcggactgtggaggaccagaaccagccaggaactcaggtcctggtGGACGTTTAcaactgatggtgattaaagaagaggttccccctgaggagctgcagtggagcccccttgtggaccaggaggacccagagcccccccacattaaagaggaacaggaggatccgTGGAcaaatcaggatggacagcagcttcaaggactggaggagcctgatatcaagttcacattgactcctgtcgctgtgaagagtgaagaagatgaagagaaacttaaatcatCAAAGTttcatccgagtgagacgaAGGGGAACAGAGCGGACTCtcgaggaccagaaccagccaggaactcaggacCTGGTGGATGTTTACAACCacgtcctgaggacaagactgactcttctgagactgaagtcagtgaggatgattggatggagaccagggaaactcagacaggtttaaatacaagaaataacaaacagcctccaagtgatatgggatgtaagacagaaaaaccgtttagttgctctgagtgtggtaaaagatttaaacataggggcaatctaaatatacatatgaggcttcatacaggagagaaactatttagttgctctgagtgtggcaaaatatttaacaaaagatcaaatctaaatacacatatgatgactcatacaggagagaaactatttagttgctctgagtgtggcaaaatatttaacataagatcaaatctaaatacacatatgatgactcatacaggagagaaaccgtttagttgctctgagtgtggtaaaagatttaacaaaaGATCAAATTTAACTAGACATATgatgactcatacaggagagaaaccgtttagttgttctgagtgtggtaaaacatCTAACCACAGGTCACATATTAAtgcacatatgaggattcatacaggtgagaaaccgtttagttgctctgagtgtggtaaaacatTTAACCACAGATCACATCTAAATTCACATAAGaagagtcatacaggagagaaaccgtgcagttgctctgagtgtggtaaaataTTTAACCAAAGGTGcgatctaaatacacatatgaggattcatacaggtgagaaaccgtttagttgcgcTGAGTGTGGTAAAGGATTTATCCAAAGGTCAACtctaaatacacacatgagAATTCATACAGatgagaaaccgtttagttgctctgagtgtggtaaaagatttaagcgAAGGAGCGATCTAAATagacatgtgaggattcatacaagagagaaacagtttagttCCTCTGAGTGTGGTTAA
- the LOC133018251 gene encoding p21-activated protein kinase-interacting protein 1-like, producing MTKTASDRKQRLRACSDPCWTRRRGNKTAHIVRWSPDGDKYVVVVDDEVNIYDLETASVKGTITISSVKFLNNSLLAVAGDDEIVRLCELEKLKCVCEFKAHETRVKAVDSFMMEDYCVLVTASNDGLIKMWKLLNLKEARLCCCL from the exons atgacaAAGACAGCCagcgacaggaaacagagactccgagCCTGCAGCGACCCCTGTTGGACTAGacgaagaggaaacaaaa CTGCACACATTGTCAGGTGGTCTCCAGATGGAGATAAATATGTGGTGGTGGTAGATGACGAGGTGAACATCTACGACCTGGAGACGGCGTCGGTGAAGGGAACAATCACAATCTCGTCTGTAAAGTTCTTAAAT aactCCCTCCTGGCCGTCGCAGGAGATGATGAGATTGTGAGGTTGTGTGAAttggaaaaactgaaatgtgtgtgtgagttcaagGCTCATGAAACCAG GGTGAAAGCAGTGGACAGTTTTATGATGGAGGATTACTGCGTGTTGGTGACGGCTTCCAATGACGGATTGATCAAGATGTGGAAGCTCCTGAACCTGAAAGAGGCacgtctgtgttgttgtttgtaa